The genomic interval TCTATGCAACAGATGAAAACTCAATATTTATCTCAGGCCGACTTTTATCTTGACAGTTTTGAAACATTGTATATACTTATTGCGTAGTCTTTGATATTATGCTATTTGACGATGTAGTTCTGAAAGGAGAATTTTATGACTGAACGGGCGGAAGTTCTTATTTAATATCATGCCCGTAAGCTGCGGTATTTTTATTTATCGCGGTTATATAATCTATTCATCTCTTTTTTACCGCGGGCGTGGTATATGTCTGCGGATATCCTCCAAAAAACTCAATGGATTTCCGTGTACCTGATAGGTACGATGAAAGATTAATATCAAATTGAAGGAAAAAGAAGAAATGAATATAAAATCTTTGGGTTGGAATGATGAATTTGAGAGTCATCTAAATTCTCTGAATAACGACAATTATACTCCCGGTAGAATTATCCGCGAGCATCGAAAAATATATATCGTTGAGACCGAGCAAGGTCAGTTGCAGGCTGAAGTATCCGGACGCTTTATGCATGCCGCCAAATGCCTCAGCGATTTTCCCGCGGTCGGCGATTGGGTAGCCCTGTCGGTTCGACCAGATGAAAAACGGGCAACTATCCATGCCCGGCTTCCCCGCAAATCATCTTTCAGCCGTAAGGCGGTATTGTCGGGCAGCAAAAAAACCGATGGAGGAAAAACCGATGAACAGGTTCTGGCGGCCAATATCGATAAGGTATTCCTCGTCTGCGGTCTGGACGATAATTTCAACATTCGACGCATCGAACGGTATTTATCAATCGCCTGGGACAGCGGCGCCAACCCGGTAATCGTCCTTAATAAGGCCGATGTCTGCCCGGATGTGGAGGCATGCCTCGAAGAAGTTGAGTCGGTCGCGATAGGGGTAACAATCCTAACAGTCAGTGCCATAGAAGGCAGCGGACTGGATCAATTGCGGACTTGCATTTCCCCCGGAAAAACTGCCGTCTTTTTGGGATCCTCAGGGGTTGGCAAATCTACCCTAATAAATCGCTTGCTGGGTGAAGACAGGCTCGATACCGGCGGCGTCCGAATCGCCGACAGCCGCGGCCGGCATACGACAATTCATCGTGAACTTATTGTTCTCCCTTCGGGAGGAATCGTCATCGATACGCCCGGTTTACGAGAAATTCAGGCTTTCGGCGATGAGGAAGGTCTCAGCCGTACGTTTTCAGATATTGAGGAATTGGCCTCGCACTGCCGTTTTGCCGACTGTCAGCATCAAAACGAACCGGGTTGTGCTGTTCGAAACGCCATTTCGTCCGGTGAGCTCGATGAATCTCGATTCAACAGCTATCTGAAATTACAAAAAGAATTAGCCCATTTGGAACGCCGCAAGGATGTCAAAGCGCAGCGTCAGCTATACCGGGAACGGGATAAGAAATACCGCCAGCATTCCCGCGAGAATAATGAGTTAAGGAAAAAGGGCCTGGCCTGATCCGGTA from Candidatus Zixiibacteriota bacterium carries:
- the rsgA gene encoding ribosome small subunit-dependent GTPase A, coding for MNIKSLGWNDEFESHLNSLNNDNYTPGRIIREHRKIYIVETEQGQLQAEVSGRFMHAAKCLSDFPAVGDWVALSVRPDEKRATIHARLPRKSSFSRKAVLSGSKKTDGGKTDEQVLAANIDKVFLVCGLDDNFNIRRIERYLSIAWDSGANPVIVLNKADVCPDVEACLEEVESVAIGVTILTVSAIEGSGLDQLRTCISPGKTAVFLGSSGVGKSTLINRLLGEDRLDTGGVRIADSRGRHTTIHRELIVLPSGGIVIDTPGLREIQAFGDEEGLSRTFSDIEELASHCRFADCQHQNEPGCAVRNAISSGELDESRFNSYLKLQKELAHLERRKDVKAQRQLYRERDKKYRQHSRENNELRKKGLA